TGGGACCGGGACGGAGACAACATCCGCCGCTCGGACGCCGTGCTGCTCATCGGCCTGGCCGACCCCAAAACCGCCGGCCTAAACTGCGGGGCCTGCGGGGTGAGCCGCTGCGAGGACCTGGCCCGCCGCGAAGGGCCGGAATTCGCCGGCCCGGTCTGCGCGTGGCGCCTGATCGACCTGGGCATCGCCGCCGGCTCGGCGGTCAAGACGGCATCAATCCTCAACGTGGACAACCGCGTCATGTACCGCGTGGGGGTGGCCGCCCGGCGCCTGGGCCTCATCCAGGCCGACATCGCCCTGGGCATCCCCCTTTCCGCCACCGGCAAAAACATCTACTTCGACCGCGCCCCCAAAACCTGAAGTTTTAAGTTAAGGGTCAGGCACTTTACTTAAATCGCTCAGACTTTTAAGTAAAGTGCCTGACCCCTTACTAAAATCGAGCGGAAGGCAAAGAAGGCCGGCGCGATAGCGCCGGCCTTCTTTGCAGCGGTGGTGCTAGGGGTGCGGGGTTTACTCCGCCTTCTTCTCCTTCTTGTGCGGCACCACGAAGCGGTCCTTCAGCTTCTCCATTACCTGCGGCATTGTCGTGTATTCCATTTCATCCAGGTGCAGCCGGTGCGGCTCGAAGGGGCCCAGGCGGCGCATAAAGTCGGCGATCCGGGTCGCCTCCCGGCGCGCTTCGTCGAAGGCCGGGTCGTTGAACATGTCCTGCGGGCCGACGAGCTTGCCCTCGGCGAGTTGGAACCCGAGGCAGATCACGCGCGGCGGACCGTCAAAGCGGGTCGGGCGGGCCTCCCGCTGCGCGACGGGCATCAGCGGCCCGCTGTGGGAGCCGCGCATCCAGCCGGAGACCAGGTGCGGGTGGGCGTAGGCCTCCAGGACCTCGCCGACGGCGGGATAGCCGCTCTGGCAGCGGACGATACAGACCGGGTCGTCCTTGCCGACGTAGCGCCCGGCCATCAGGTT
The sequence above is a segment of the Thermoanaerobacterales bacterium genome. Coding sequences within it:
- a CDS encoding DUF2148 domain-containing protein; this encodes MVGHLMALAARTAPKALGQDYLALRVVDGPELDRLAGEMAAYGAETGKKDWDRDGDNIRRSDAVLLIGLADPKTAGLNCGACGVSRCEDLARREGPEFAGPVCAWRLIDLGIAAGSAVKTASILNVDNRVMYRVGVAARRLGLIQADIALGIPLSATGKNIYFDRAPKT